Proteins from a single region of Pseudomonas ekonensis:
- a CDS encoding efflux RND transporter permease subunit — protein MNFSRFFISRPIFAAVLSLLILIAGAISLFQLPISEYPEVVPPTVVVRANFPGANPKVIGETVAAPLEQAITGVENMLYMSSQSTADGKITLTITFALGTDLDNAQVQVQNRVTRTEPKLPEEVTRIGITVDKASPDLTMVVHLTSPDKRYDMLYLSNYAILNIKDELARLGGVGDVQLFGMGDYSLRVWLDPNKTASRNLTATDVVTAIREQNRQVAAGQLGAPPAPNAQSFQLSINTQGRLVSEEEFENIIIRAGDNGEITRLKDIARVELGSSQYALRSLLNNQPAVAIPIFQRPGSNAIEISNEVRAKMEELKKGFPQGMDYSIVYDPTIFVRGSIEAVVHTLFEALILVVLVVILFLQTWRASIIPLVAVPVSLIGTFAVMHLFGFSLNALSLFGLVLAIGIVVDDAIVVVENVERNIELGLNPFEATQRAMGEVTGPIIATALVLCAVFVPAAFISGLTGQFYKQFALTIAISTVISAFNSLTLSPALAAVLLKGHDAPKDRFSRILDKLLGGWLFRPFNRFFVRASHGYVGTVRRVIRSSGIALLLYAGLMVLTFFGFSSTPTGFVPGQDKQYLVAFAQLPDAASLDRTEDVIKRMSDLALKQPGVESAVAFPGLSINGFTNSPNAGIVFVTLKPFDERKDPSMSAGAIAGALNGQYAGIQEAYMAIFPPPPVQGLGTIGGFRLQIEDRGNLGYEELYKETMNIIAKSHNVPELANLFTSYTVNVPQVDAAIDREKAKTHGVAVSDIFDTLQIYLGSLYANDFNRFGRTYQVNVQAEQQFRLESDQIGQLKVRNNKGEMIPLATFIKVSDTSGPDRVMHYNGFITAEINGAAAPGYSSGQAQAAIEKLLKDELPNGMTYEWTDLTYQQILAGNTALFVFPLCVLLAFLVLAAQYESWSLPLAVILIVPMTLLSAITGVIASGGDNNIFTQIGLIVLVGLACKNAILIVEFAKDKQQEGLDPLAAVLEACRLRLRPILMTSFAFIMGVVPLVISTGAGAEMRHAMGVAVFSGMLGVTFFGLLLTPVFYVLIRNFVERSEARKAAKALQLEAQQ, from the coding sequence ATGAATTTCTCCAGATTCTTCATTTCACGGCCGATCTTCGCAGCGGTGCTGTCGCTGCTGATCCTGATCGCCGGTGCGATTTCACTGTTCCAGCTGCCGATCAGCGAATACCCGGAAGTCGTGCCGCCGACCGTCGTCGTGCGGGCCAACTTCCCGGGCGCCAACCCCAAAGTCATCGGCGAGACCGTGGCCGCTCCGCTGGAGCAGGCCATCACCGGCGTCGAGAACATGCTGTACATGTCCTCGCAGTCCACCGCCGACGGCAAGATCACCCTGACCATCACCTTCGCCCTGGGCACCGACCTGGACAACGCGCAGGTGCAGGTGCAGAACCGGGTGACCCGCACCGAGCCCAAGCTTCCCGAGGAAGTGACGCGCATCGGCATCACCGTCGACAAGGCCTCGCCCGACCTGACCATGGTTGTGCACTTGACCTCCCCGGACAAACGCTACGACATGCTCTACCTGTCCAACTACGCGATCCTGAACATCAAGGACGAACTCGCCCGCCTGGGCGGCGTCGGCGACGTGCAGCTGTTCGGCATGGGCGACTACTCGCTGCGGGTGTGGCTGGATCCGAACAAGACCGCGTCGCGCAACCTGACCGCCACCGACGTGGTGACGGCCATCCGTGAGCAGAACCGCCAAGTGGCCGCCGGCCAACTGGGCGCGCCGCCCGCGCCGAACGCGCAAAGCTTCCAACTGTCGATCAACACCCAGGGCCGTCTGGTCTCTGAGGAAGAGTTCGAGAACATCATCATCCGCGCCGGCGATAACGGTGAAATCACCCGCCTCAAGGACATCGCCCGCGTCGAACTGGGTTCCAGCCAGTACGCCCTGCGCTCGCTGCTGAACAACCAGCCGGCCGTGGCGATCCCGATCTTCCAGCGTCCGGGCTCCAACGCCATCGAGATCTCCAACGAGGTCCGGGCGAAGATGGAAGAGCTGAAGAAAGGCTTCCCGCAAGGCATGGACTACAGCATCGTCTATGACCCGACGATCTTCGTGCGCGGCTCCATCGAAGCGGTGGTTCACACCCTGTTCGAAGCCCTGATCCTCGTGGTGCTGGTGGTGATCCTGTTCCTGCAGACCTGGCGCGCCTCGATCATCCCGTTGGTGGCGGTGCCGGTGTCGCTGATCGGTACGTTCGCCGTGATGCACCTGTTCGGCTTCTCGCTCAACGCCCTGTCGCTGTTCGGCCTGGTGCTGGCCATCGGCATCGTGGTGGACGACGCCATCGTGGTGGTGGAGAACGTCGAGCGAAACATCGAACTGGGGCTCAACCCGTTCGAGGCGACCCAACGCGCCATGGGCGAAGTGACCGGCCCGATCATCGCCACCGCGCTGGTGCTGTGCGCCGTGTTCGTTCCGGCGGCGTTCATCTCCGGCCTCACCGGTCAGTTCTACAAGCAGTTCGCCCTGACCATCGCGATCTCCACTGTGATCTCGGCGTTCAACTCGCTGACCCTGTCGCCGGCACTGGCTGCCGTGCTGCTCAAGGGCCATGACGCACCGAAGGACCGCTTCTCGCGCATCCTCGACAAGCTGCTGGGCGGCTGGCTGTTCCGTCCGTTCAACCGCTTCTTCGTGCGGGCCAGCCATGGCTACGTCGGCACCGTGCGCCGGGTCATCCGCAGCAGCGGCATCGCCCTGCTGCTCTACGCCGGCCTGATGGTGCTGACCTTCTTCGGTTTCTCCAGCACGCCGACCGGTTTCGTGCCCGGCCAGGACAAGCAGTACCTGGTGGCCTTCGCCCAACTGCCGGACGCCGCGAGCCTGGACCGCACCGAAGACGTGATCAAGCGCATGTCCGACCTGGCCCTGAAACAGCCGGGCGTGGAAAGCGCCGTGGCCTTCCCTGGCCTGTCGATCAACGGTTTCACCAACAGCCCGAACGCCGGCATCGTGTTCGTGACCCTCAAGCCGTTCGACGAGCGCAAAGACCCGAGCATGTCCGCCGGCGCCATCGCCGGGGCCCTGAACGGCCAGTACGCCGGGATCCAGGAAGCCTACATGGCGATCTTCCCGCCGCCGCCGGTACAGGGGCTGGGCACCATCGGCGGTTTCCGCCTGCAGATCGAAGACCGGGGCAACCTGGGCTACGAAGAGCTGTACAAGGAAACCATGAACATCATCGCCAAGAGCCACAACGTGCCGGAGCTGGCCAACCTGTTCACCAGCTACACCGTGAACGTGCCGCAGGTCGATGCCGCCATCGACCGCGAAAAGGCCAAGACCCACGGCGTGGCCGTCAGCGACATCTTCGACACCCTGCAGATCTACCTGGGTTCGCTGTATGCCAACGACTTCAACCGCTTCGGGCGCACCTATCAGGTCAACGTTCAGGCCGAACAGCAGTTCCGCCTCGAATCCGACCAGATCGGCCAGCTCAAGGTACGCAACAACAAGGGCGAAATGATCCCGCTGGCGACCTTCATCAAGGTCAGCGACACCTCGGGGCCGGACCGCGTGATGCACTACAACGGCTTCATCACCGCTGAAATCAACGGTGCGGCGGCCCCGGGCTACAGCTCCGGCCAGGCCCAGGCCGCCATCGAGAAGCTGCTCAAGGACGAACTGCCCAACGGCATGACCTACGAGTGGACCGACCTGACCTACCAGCAGATCCTGGCCGGCAACACCGCGCTGTTCGTGTTCCCGCTCTGCGTATTGCTGGCGTTCCTGGTGCTCGCGGCGCAGTACGAAAGCTGGAGCCTGCCGCTGGCGGTCATCCTGATCGTACCGATGACCCTGCTGTCGGCCATCACCGGTGTCATCGCCTCCGGCGGCGACAACAACATCTTCACCCAGATCGGCCTGATCGTACTGGTGGGCCTGGCGTGCAAGAACGCGATCCTGATCGTCGAGTTCGCCAAGGACAAGCAGCAGGAAGGCCTCGACCCGCTGGCGGCGGTGCTGGAAGCGTGCCGTCTGCGTCTGCGGCCGATCCTGATGACCTCCTTCGCGTTCATCATGGGTGTGGTGCCGCTGGTGATCTCCACCGGCGCCGGTGCCGAGATGCGTCACGCCATGGGTGTGGCGGTGTTCTCCGGGATGCTCGGGGTGACCTTCTTCGGTCTGCTGCTGACACCGGTGTTCTATGTACTGATCCGCAATTTCGTGGAACGCAGCGAAGCCCGCAAAGCGGCCAAGGCCCTGCAATTGGAGGCGCAACAATGA
- the mexE gene encoding multidrug efflux RND transporter periplasmic adaptor subunit MexE: MEQSLKHLRFPLALLAVLVMSACGKAPQTAANMPAAKVSVAKVLEQPVNEWDEFTGRLEAPETVEIRPRVSGQIDEVAFTEGALVKKGDLLFQIDPRPFQAEVRRLEALVAQARANATRSENEAVRGERLRTSNAISAELADSRTSAAQEARAAVGALQAQLDLAKLNLSFTRVTAPISGRVSRAEITAGNLVTADTTALTSVVSTDKVYAYFDADERVFLKYTQLARQGQRGATTPVYMGLSNEDGNPHLGQMNFVDNQVNPKTGTIRGRAVFDNTDGTYTPGLYARLKLVGSGTYNAMLINDEAVGTDLGKKFVLVMDADNKTAYRPVELGPKIEGLRIVRNGLNKDDTIIVKGLQRVRPGSPVSPEVVPMASEQTLAALAQQRQALEASNLPKVAPAKGAQGSVVKLAAATPRG, encoded by the coding sequence ATGGAACAATCACTCAAACATTTGCGCTTCCCCTTGGCCCTCCTGGCCGTGCTCGTGATGAGCGCCTGCGGCAAGGCTCCGCAGACCGCCGCCAACATGCCGGCCGCCAAGGTCAGCGTGGCCAAGGTGCTGGAGCAGCCGGTCAACGAGTGGGACGAGTTCACGGGGCGCCTGGAGGCGCCGGAAACCGTTGAAATCCGTCCGCGGGTCTCCGGCCAGATCGACGAGGTCGCGTTCACCGAAGGCGCGCTGGTCAAGAAAGGCGATTTGCTGTTCCAGATCGACCCGCGTCCGTTCCAGGCCGAAGTGCGTCGCCTCGAAGCCCTGGTCGCCCAGGCCCGCGCCAACGCCACCCGCAGCGAAAACGAAGCCGTCCGCGGCGAGCGCCTGCGCACCAGCAACGCCATTTCCGCTGAACTGGCCGACTCGCGCACCAGCGCCGCCCAGGAAGCCCGTGCCGCCGTCGGTGCCCTGCAGGCGCAACTGGACCTGGCCAAGCTGAACCTGAGCTTCACCCGCGTCACCGCTCCGATCAGCGGCCGCGTCAGCCGTGCCGAAATCACCGCCGGCAACCTGGTGACCGCCGACACCACGGCGCTGACCAGCGTGGTCTCCACCGACAAGGTCTATGCCTACTTCGACGCCGACGAGCGCGTGTTCCTCAAGTACACCCAGCTCGCCCGCCAGGGCCAGCGCGGCGCCACCACGCCGGTGTACATGGGCCTGTCCAACGAAGACGGCAACCCGCACCTGGGCCAGATGAACTTCGTCGACAACCAGGTCAACCCCAAGACCGGCACCATCCGCGGCCGCGCGGTGTTCGACAACACCGACGGCACCTACACCCCAGGCCTCTACGCCCGCCTGAAGCTGGTCGGCAGCGGCACCTACAACGCCATGCTGATCAACGACGAAGCGGTCGGCACAGACCTGGGCAAGAAGTTCGTGCTGGTGATGGATGCGGACAACAAGACCGCCTACCGCCCCGTCGAACTGGGGCCGAAGATCGAAGGCCTGCGCATCGTGCGCAACGGCCTGAACAAGGACGACACGATCATCGTCAAGGGGCTGCAACGGGTGCGTCCGGGTTCGCCGGTCTCCCCTGAAGTGGTTCCGATGGCCAGCGAGCAGACCCTCGCGGCCCTCGCTCAACAACGACAAGCGCTGGAAGCCAGCAACCTGCCCAAAGTCGCACCCGCCAAGGGCGCGCAGGGCTCGGTTGTGAAACTGGCTGCTGCGACCCCACGCGGTTAA
- a CDS encoding isocitrate lyase/PEP mutase family protein: protein MAALDTVFHDLHRQGLLMLANVGDAGGARLVERLGSKAVATSSAAMAWNHGYQDGNKLPLELLRSTIASMTRVLSVPLTVDIEGGYSDDPAQVANVIDAVIAAGAVGVNIEDGVGSPDLLIRKVDAARKVAERHGVNLFVNVRCDVYLKNLLPAEQRLEELLKRAAQYANAGADGLFAAGVVEPHEIAAVCRESRLPVNLLWRAGLAAPDELQRLGVRRLSAGSAIAEFLYGAMGGLARSFLEHGHLDTQALKAHTYGELNSLMAPRAE from the coding sequence ATGGCAGCACTGGATACCGTTTTTCATGATCTTCATCGGCAAGGGTTGCTGATGCTCGCCAACGTGGGCGATGCCGGCGGCGCGCGCCTCGTCGAGCGCCTGGGCAGCAAAGCCGTGGCCACCAGCAGCGCGGCGATGGCCTGGAACCATGGCTATCAGGACGGCAACAAGCTTCCGCTGGAGCTGCTGCGCTCCACCATCGCCTCGATGACCCGGGTGCTCAGCGTTCCCCTGACCGTGGACATCGAAGGGGGCTATTCGGACGATCCCGCACAGGTCGCCAACGTCATCGACGCCGTCATCGCCGCAGGTGCAGTCGGGGTCAACATCGAAGACGGCGTGGGCTCCCCCGACCTGCTCATCCGCAAGGTCGACGCCGCCAGGAAGGTCGCCGAACGGCACGGAGTCAACCTGTTCGTGAACGTGCGCTGCGACGTCTACCTCAAGAACCTGCTGCCCGCCGAGCAGCGCCTGGAAGAACTTCTCAAGCGTGCCGCGCAGTATGCCAACGCAGGTGCGGACGGGCTGTTCGCCGCCGGCGTGGTCGAACCCCATGAAATCGCTGCGGTGTGCCGGGAATCGAGGTTGCCGGTCAACCTGCTGTGGCGCGCAGGCCTGGCCGCTCCCGATGAGCTGCAACGCCTCGGCGTCAGGCGCCTGAGCGCAGGCTCGGCCATCGCCGAGTTCCTGTATGGCGCCATGGGCGGATTGGCCCGCAGCTTCCTGGAGCACGGGCATCTGGATACCCAGGCCTTGAAGGCCCACACCTATGGCGAGCTGAATTCGCTGATGGCCCCACGGGCGGAGTGA
- a CDS encoding Lrp/AsnC family transcriptional regulator: MKKNSTVLDAIDLKILNIMQTDCLTTTSKLAEVLSMSETPCWRRLKRLEEEGFIQGYQAILNKEALGFEVTAFVHLSVDSHTEDVTRKLEEKITSCPEVVALYNVTGDYDFLIKIVCKSISLYTEFIEKTLRKIPCITQIKTSITLREVYDSRLLPLSART, translated from the coding sequence TTGAAAAAGAACTCTACGGTGCTCGATGCGATCGATCTGAAGATCCTGAACATCATGCAGACCGACTGCCTGACGACCACTTCAAAACTCGCGGAAGTTCTTTCCATGAGTGAAACGCCTTGCTGGCGCAGGCTCAAGCGCCTTGAGGAAGAAGGCTTCATCCAGGGCTACCAGGCCATCCTGAACAAAGAGGCCCTGGGCTTCGAAGTCACCGCCTTCGTTCATCTCTCCGTCGATTCACATACCGAAGACGTCACCCGAAAACTGGAAGAAAAGATTACTTCCTGCCCGGAAGTCGTCGCTCTTTACAATGTGACAGGGGACTATGACTTCTTGATAAAGATCGTCTGCAAAAGTATTTCCCTGTACACCGAGTTCATTGAAAAGACACTTCGCAAGATTCCCTGCATTACTCAAATCAAGACTTCCATCACACTTCGGGAAGTCTATGATTCCCGGTTGTTGCCTTTATCGGCACGTACATAA